One window of Gemmatimonadaceae bacterium genomic DNA carries:
- a CDS encoding glycoside hydrolase family 9 protein codes for MTNARSVVALLMLAAFAPSLKAQAPQRIFIRINQLGYLPAGPKTAVACSLDSTAIRTFTLQDGEGRTVFGPRSAKTTGSFAACASTHRLDFSAFRKPGRYTIVAGSAVSPPVYITAKAYDGAADTLLVYMRQQRSGFNTVVKDSIHKYDGRIVDHPTRTNEFINVSGGWADASDYLQYVTTSANATFVMLMAYRDNPHAFGDKFDARGLTGANGVPDVLDEAKHGLDWLLRMYPGEDDMFNQLADDRDHMYFDFPWRDSSDYGWGKGKDRPVYPCTGKPQGLFSAKNRSTGYASTAGKYASAFGIAATVFAKSDPSFAETLRTRALAAYRLGRQYPGVCQTAPGRSPYFYEEDNWHDDMELGAASLVGATAQRHFLGEALVDARNEPITPWMGKDTANHYQWYPWHNNGHYEVWRHGSAGEKAQMASFYRRGLEAVVARAGNGFRVGVPFIWCSSNLMASFATQAYLYRRMTGDNRFREYEAAALDWLLGTNPWGVSMIIGLPGSGTFAHDPHAVITSRMGLQLTGGMLDGPVYRSIYGNLRGISLHNADEYAPFNTGFIVYHDDVGDYSTNEPIMDGTANLTYLFASMASGR; via the coding sequence ATGACAAACGCCCGCTCCGTCGTCGCCCTTCTGATGCTCGCAGCGTTCGCCCCTTCGCTGAAGGCGCAGGCACCGCAGCGCATCTTCATCAGAATCAACCAGCTCGGCTATCTCCCGGCCGGGCCCAAGACCGCCGTCGCCTGCTCTCTCGATTCGACGGCGATTCGGACCTTCACGCTCCAGGATGGCGAGGGCCGCACGGTCTTTGGCCCGCGCTCGGCGAAGACGACTGGCTCCTTTGCCGCATGTGCGTCCACGCATCGTCTCGACTTTTCGGCGTTTCGGAAGCCGGGCCGGTACACGATCGTAGCCGGCAGTGCGGTATCGCCTCCGGTCTACATCACCGCAAAAGCATACGATGGCGCAGCCGATACGCTGCTCGTCTACATGCGGCAGCAGCGGTCGGGATTCAACACGGTCGTGAAGGATTCCATTCACAAGTACGACGGACGCATCGTCGATCATCCGACGCGCACGAACGAGTTCATCAACGTCTCCGGCGGCTGGGCCGATGCATCCGACTACCTCCAGTACGTCACCACATCGGCCAACGCGACTTTCGTCATGCTCATGGCCTATCGCGACAATCCGCACGCGTTTGGTGACAAGTTCGACGCGCGCGGTCTCACCGGAGCCAACGGGGTTCCCGACGTTCTCGACGAAGCGAAGCATGGGCTCGACTGGCTTCTACGCATGTATCCTGGCGAAGACGACATGTTCAACCAGCTCGCCGATGACCGCGACCACATGTATTTCGACTTTCCGTGGAGAGATTCGTCGGATTACGGCTGGGGCAAGGGAAAGGACAGGCCGGTCTATCCATGCACCGGAAAGCCGCAGGGACTTTTCAGCGCGAAGAACCGTTCGACTGGATATGCCTCCACGGCTGGCAAGTACGCATCGGCTTTCGGCATCGCCGCGACGGTCTTCGCGAAGAGTGATCCTTCTTTCGCCGAAACCCTGAGGACAAGGGCGCTCGCCGCCTATCGTCTGGGACGCCAATATCCGGGCGTTTGCCAGACAGCGCCCGGCCGCTCTCCCTACTTCTATGAAGAGGACAACTGGCACGACGACATGGAGCTCGGCGCCGCTTCACTGGTCGGCGCCACGGCACAGCGGCATTTCCTGGGAGAAGCTCTGGTGGACGCGCGCAACGAGCCCATTACCCCATGGATGGGAAAGGACACCGCCAATCATTACCAGTGGTACCCGTGGCACAACAACGGTCACTACGAAGTGTGGCGCCACGGCTCAGCGGGCGAGAAAGCGCAGATGGCGAGCTTCTATAGAAGAGGGCTCGAAGCCGTCGTCGCGCGCGCAGGCAACGGATTCCGCGTCGGCGTTCCGTTCATTTGGTGCTCGAGCAATCTGATGGCGAGCTTCGCCACACAGGCTTACCTGTACCGAAGGATGACGGGCGACAACAGGTTCCGCGAGTACGAGGCGGCTGCGCTGGACTGGCTTCTTGGCACGAATCCGTGGGGAGTCTCGATGATCATCGGGCTTCCGGGATCGGGCACCTTCGCGCACGATCCGCATGCGGTGATCACCAGCAGGATGGGACTTCAGCTCACCGGCGGAATGCTCGACGGCCCAGTGTATCGTTCGATTTACGGAAATCTTCGAGGCATCAGTCTTCACAACGCCGACGAGTACGCTCCATTCAACACCGGTTTCATCGTCTATCACGACGACGTCGGCGATTATTCAACGAACGAGCCAATCATGGACGGGACCGCGAACCTGACTTATCTCTTCGCCTCGATGGCAAGCGGCAGATAG
- the glnA gene encoding type I glutamate--ammonia ligase has product MPPKPKSVPRNTAGASKKDILDLAAKGNVRFLRLQFTDILGVNKNVEIPRSQFDKALDGDIMFDGSSIEGFVRIEESDMLLAPDFSTFQIFPWGDPENCVARLICDINTPDGQPFEGDPRRVLRRQLDRARSMGFSTMNAGMEAEFFMFKTGPDGEATTTTHDVGAYFDLAPVDLGEDARRAIVDVLEQMGFEVEAAHHEVAHGQHEIDFRYADALKTADNIATFRFIVRHVAQQFGLMASFMPKPVFGQNGSGMHTHQSLFRGKENAFWDKGAKWELSQTALHYIGGLLQHARGFCAITNPLVNSYKRLVPGYEAPVNVAWSMRNRTPMIRIPDRRGLGTRVELRIPDPAANPYLALAVQLAAGLDGVENKTDAREPVNANIWEMSHREKRRLRIDDLPHNLEEACNELEKDAVVKKALGEHITTHFLAAKRMEWEEYITQVSQWELDNYLAKY; this is encoded by the coding sequence GTGCCACCCAAACCAAAATCCGTTCCGCGCAACACGGCCGGCGCCAGCAAGAAGGATATTCTGGACCTGGCTGCCAAGGGCAACGTTCGCTTTCTGCGTCTCCAGTTCACCGACATCCTCGGCGTCAACAAGAACGTCGAGATTCCGCGCTCACAGTTCGACAAGGCGCTCGACGGGGACATCATGTTTGATGGCTCTTCGATCGAAGGGTTCGTGCGCATCGAGGAGTCGGACATGCTGCTGGCGCCCGACTTCAGCACGTTCCAGATCTTTCCATGGGGCGATCCGGAGAATTGCGTAGCGCGTCTCATCTGCGACATCAACACGCCCGACGGACAGCCGTTCGAGGGTGACCCGCGCCGGGTTCTGCGCCGGCAGCTCGACCGCGCGCGCAGCATGGGATTCTCGACGATGAACGCGGGGATGGAAGCCGAGTTCTTCATGTTCAAGACGGGACCCGATGGAGAGGCGACGACGACTACTCATGACGTCGGTGCGTACTTCGATCTGGCGCCGGTCGATCTGGGAGAGGATGCGCGACGCGCGATAGTGGACGTTCTGGAGCAGATGGGATTCGAGGTGGAGGCGGCGCACCACGAGGTGGCGCACGGCCAGCACGAGATCGATTTCCGCTATGCCGACGCTCTCAAGACGGCGGACAACATCGCGACATTCCGTTTCATCGTGCGTCACGTGGCGCAGCAGTTCGGATTGATGGCGTCGTTCATGCCGAAGCCGGTCTTCGGGCAGAACGGAAGTGGCATGCACACTCACCAGTCGCTGTTCCGCGGGAAGGAGAACGCGTTCTGGGACAAGGGCGCGAAGTGGGAGTTGTCGCAGACTGCGCTCCACTACATTGGCGGGCTTCTGCAGCATGCGCGCGGGTTCTGCGCCATCACCAACCCGCTGGTGAACTCGTACAAGCGGCTTGTTCCGGGCTACGAGGCGCCGGTGAACGTGGCGTGGTCGATGCGCAATCGCACGCCGATGATCCGCATTCCCGACCGGCGCGGCCTGGGCACGCGCGTGGAGCTTCGCATTCCCGATCCGGCGGCGAACCCGTACCTCGCTCTGGCGGTGCAGCTGGCGGCCGGGCTCGACGGCGTGGAGAACAAGACCGACGCGCGCGAGCCGGTGAACGCCAACATCTGGGAGATGTCGCACCGCGAGAAGCGCCGGCTGCGGATCGACGACCTGCCGCATAACCTCGAAGAGGCGTGCAACGAGCTGGAGAAGGACGCTGTCGTCAAGAAAGCGCTGGGAGAGCACATCACGACGCACTTCCTTGCGGCGAAGCGAATGGAGTGGGAGGAGTACATCACACAGGTGTCGCAGTGGGAGCTCGACAACTACCTGGCGAAGTACTAA
- a CDS encoding aldo/keto reductase encodes MMQYAPLGRSGLMVSRICLGCMSYGDSKWRPWVLDEADAKPFYRKALDLGINFFDTADMYSMGVSEEITGRALREMANMEEIVLATKAHFPMGEGPNMGGLSRKHLVQGCEASLKRLGVETIDLYQIHRFKGDVPIEETLAALDHLVHQGKVRYIGASSGYAWQMAKSLSASERNGWARFISMQNHYNLVYREEEREMIPLCVDEGVGVIPWSPLARGRLARTTPSPTEGTTRADNDQYAVELYDSPSDLAVIAAVRRVADGLSVKPAEVALAWLLSKPGVVAPIVGATKMGHLETAVKSLDLTLTSDQVNELEAPYLPHAVRGH; translated from the coding sequence ATGATGCAATACGCACCACTTGGCCGTAGCGGTCTGATGGTGTCACGTATCTGCCTCGGCTGCATGAGCTACGGCGATTCCAAGTGGCGGCCGTGGGTGCTGGATGAAGCGGACGCGAAGCCCTTCTATAGAAAGGCGCTCGACCTCGGAATCAATTTCTTCGACACCGCCGACATGTACTCGATGGGTGTCAGTGAGGAGATCACGGGGCGCGCGCTGCGGGAGATGGCGAACATGGAAGAAATCGTGCTCGCCACCAAGGCCCACTTCCCAATGGGTGAGGGTCCGAACATGGGCGGGCTGTCGCGCAAGCACCTCGTCCAGGGATGTGAAGCGAGCCTGAAGCGGCTTGGCGTCGAGACAATCGACCTCTACCAGATTCATCGATTCAAGGGTGATGTTCCGATCGAGGAGACTCTCGCCGCTCTCGATCACCTCGTGCATCAGGGAAAGGTGAGATACATCGGAGCGAGCTCCGGCTATGCCTGGCAGATGGCTAAATCTCTGTCCGCTTCCGAGCGCAACGGGTGGGCGCGGTTCATCTCAATGCAGAATCACTACAACCTCGTGTATCGCGAAGAAGAGAGGGAGATGATTCCTCTTTGCGTTGACGAAGGAGTCGGCGTCATTCCGTGGTCGCCGCTGGCGCGTGGGAGACTCGCCCGCACGACGCCTTCGCCAACTGAAGGAACCACTCGCGCCGACAACGATCAGTATGCCGTAGAGCTCTACGATTCCCCGTCGGATCTCGCGGTCATCGCCGCGGTGCGCCGCGTTGCCGATGGGCTGAGCGTGAAGCCGGCGGAGGTGGCGCTCGCGTGGCTCCTGTCGAAACCGGGTGTCGTTGCACCGATCGTTGGAGCAACGAAGATGGGACACCTTGAAACGGCAGTGAAATCGCTCGACCTGACGCTCACGAGCGATCAGGTGAATGAGCTCGAAGCGCCGTATCTGCCTCATGCAGTAAGAGGACATTGA
- a CDS encoding DUF5937 family protein codes for MADASPESLVQIIITPRFEVFYALQVLESGAGERLLGWRREMDRRISARLRTSLASVAPSPLIWPLLADSLRDEHPAITFPEMIEALRTMDTGSFQRSVLGGVFKMPGSVDGLVSGRVTLSRTVALESKTQERLLSLLGLHPFSKRGGSAVAFGRIVAEPAAYRGDVITVMEEFWKAGFADTWKILEHQMRESARVMKEAIERGGFAAFTSERRLPITMDNGAIIAGRSGTRIPMSAVVAIHVIPSAFNTAALWAAYTDSDKRTRFFIPVADPDLSPDARARANPALVFSALGDTTRYAIASTIACTPMTSVELARVFGVSKPTISHHVQLLRAAGLLNESQGENGVVLSLNRRVLETASSAAASEMFDADELRQVIRRTRRANKS; via the coding sequence ATGGCTGATGCCTCACCGGAGTCTCTGGTCCAGATCATAATCACACCACGGTTCGAGGTGTTTTACGCGCTCCAGGTGCTGGAAAGCGGAGCGGGAGAGCGGCTGCTCGGATGGCGGCGCGAGATGGATCGCCGTATCTCGGCCCGCCTCCGAACGAGCCTCGCCAGCGTGGCGCCATCGCCGCTGATCTGGCCGCTTCTCGCCGATTCTCTGAGGGATGAGCACCCGGCGATAACGTTTCCGGAGATGATCGAAGCCCTCCGGACGATGGACACGGGCTCGTTTCAGCGAAGTGTTCTCGGGGGCGTGTTCAAGATGCCGGGCTCCGTGGACGGCCTGGTGTCCGGGCGGGTCACGTTGAGCCGCACGGTCGCACTGGAGTCGAAAACGCAGGAGCGCCTTCTGTCGCTGCTCGGTCTTCATCCGTTCTCGAAACGCGGCGGAAGCGCTGTGGCGTTCGGGAGAATCGTCGCCGAACCGGCAGCGTATCGCGGCGACGTGATCACCGTGATGGAAGAATTCTGGAAGGCCGGCTTCGCGGACACATGGAAGATTCTCGAGCATCAGATGCGCGAGTCGGCGCGCGTGATGAAGGAGGCGATCGAAAGAGGCGGCTTCGCCGCATTCACCAGCGAGCGGCGACTGCCGATCACGATGGACAATGGCGCCATCATCGCGGGGCGAAGTGGAACGCGGATTCCAATGAGCGCGGTGGTGGCGATCCACGTCATTCCATCCGCATTCAACACGGCCGCTCTGTGGGCGGCGTACACCGACTCGGACAAGCGGACGCGGTTCTTCATTCCCGTTGCCGATCCCGATCTTTCTCCGGATGCGCGGGCAAGAGCAAATCCAGCACTCGTTTTTAGTGCGCTCGGAGATACCACTCGCTACGCGATCGCCTCGACAATCGCCTGCACGCCGATGACTTCCGTCGAGCTCGCGCGCGTGTTCGGGGTTTCCAAGCCGACGATATCGCACCACGTGCAGCTGCTTCGCGCAGCGGGTCTCCTGAATGAGAGTCAAGGCGAGAACGGCGTCGTCCTGTCACTCAACCGCAGGGTGCTGGAAACAGCGTCTTCGGCCGCGGCGAGCGAGATGTTCGACGCGGACGAATTGCGCCAGGTAATCAGGCGCACCCGCAGAGCGAACAAGTCATGA
- a CDS encoding GNAT family N-acetyltransferase — translation MRPHITIMTAEEKDVPLILEFIEGLAGYERLRHACVATEEKLTNTLFGDRPAAEVLIARMSGQPVGFALFFHNYSTFLAQRGLFLEDLFVKPDARGHGVGDALFSSLARIALDRNCGRLEWSVLNWNDLAIGFYKRLGAQPMNEWTTFRMTGQPLHELASRAPAIA, via the coding sequence ATGCGCCCGCACATCACTATCATGACGGCCGAGGAGAAGGACGTTCCTCTCATCCTCGAGTTCATCGAGGGCCTCGCCGGGTATGAGCGGCTGCGCCACGCCTGCGTCGCCACTGAAGAGAAGCTAACGAATACGCTGTTCGGCGATCGTCCCGCCGCCGAGGTGCTGATCGCCCGCATGAGCGGACAGCCAGTTGGATTCGCACTTTTCTTCCATAACTACTCCACCTTCCTCGCCCAGCGCGGCCTCTTTCTCGAAGATCTCTTCGTGAAGCCGGATGCGCGCGGACACGGTGTCGGCGACGCTCTCTTCTCGTCTCTCGCCCGTATTGCACTCGACCGCAACTGCGGCCGCCTTGAATGGTCGGTGCTCAACTGGAATGATCTGGCGATCGGATTCTACAAGCGGTTGGGCGCACAGCCGATGAACGAGTGGACGACGTTTCGCATGACCGGTCAGCCTCTGCACGAGCTCGCGTCCCGGGCGCCGGCCATCGCATGA
- a CDS encoding sigma factor — protein sequence MNPPERELSYSAETRLNADDVALIRRMCEADETALGALYDRWTSSLYSLVLHLLKDPDEAEDVVEETFWQAWRKASSYEPSRGAA from the coding sequence ATGAATCCGCCCGAGCGTGAGCTGTCGTATTCTGCTGAGACCAGATTGAATGCCGATGATGTGGCTTTGATCCGGCGAATGTGTGAAGCGGATGAAACCGCGCTCGGCGCGCTGTATGACCGTTGGACATCGTCGCTCTATTCGCTCGTCCTGCACTTGCTCAAGGATCCAGACGAAGCGGAAGACGTAGTTGAAGAGACTTTCTGGCAGGCGTGGCGGAAGGCGTCCTCCTACGAGCCTTCGCGCGGAGCTGCGTGA
- a CDS encoding PIG-L family deacetylase, which translates to MKWTWLPLGVAFMAGGASAQTPTSPPRTILAIGAHAGDMELTTGALLIKQHKAGDRIVILHMTLGEGGNPKMSPSAYGAQKRREALAADSVIGAEALFAPYKDGELPNDEEVRRYVADLIRQVKPQYVMTHWQKSIHKDHSRTSAIVQDAVLLASLEGVVTVHPAHRGIRGIWYAENWEDAEDFKPYISVDVSAERDQWRDAVTKYEFVRGGISSFRYLEYYDALAVVRGAVAGKQRAIAFDIDAFGKRRVLDSLP; encoded by the coding sequence ATGAAATGGACCTGGCTGCCCCTGGGCGTGGCATTCATGGCTGGCGGCGCGAGCGCGCAGACTCCAACCTCGCCTCCGCGTACGATCCTCGCCATCGGAGCCCACGCCGGCGACATGGAACTGACGACCGGCGCGCTGCTCATAAAGCAGCACAAAGCCGGAGACCGCATCGTGATTCTTCACATGACACTCGGCGAAGGCGGCAACCCGAAGATGTCACCGTCAGCGTATGGCGCGCAGAAGCGGCGCGAGGCCCTGGCTGCCGACTCGGTCATCGGCGCTGAAGCGCTCTTCGCGCCTTACAAGGACGGCGAGCTGCCGAATGATGAGGAGGTGCGACGATACGTCGCCGACCTGATCCGACAGGTGAAGCCGCAGTACGTCATGACCCACTGGCAGAAGAGCATCCACAAGGATCACTCGAGAACAAGCGCCATCGTACAGGATGCTGTGCTTCTCGCATCCCTCGAAGGAGTCGTCACCGTGCATCCGGCTCACCGGGGAATCCGCGGCATCTGGTACGCGGAGAACTGGGAAGACGCGGAGGATTTCAAGCCATACATCTCCGTGGATGTATCCGCGGAGAGAGACCAGTGGAGGGATGCGGTCACAAAGTACGAGTTCGTCCGCGGAGGAATCTCGTCCTTCAGATATCTCGAGTACTACGATGCCCTCGCGGTAGTACGAGGTGCTGTCGCCGGCAAGCAGCGCGCGATTGCGTTCGACATCGATGCGTTCGGAAAACGGAGAGTGCTGGATTCGCTGCCGTAG
- a CDS encoding alpha/beta fold hydrolase, which translates to MDENDNRWRKILLSGGALVGAAAAYNAFARKGIDKLTNLIGGEEGGFEWRGRRIAFTRRGSGPPILLVHGIHAAASSYEWHDNVEYLARGNTVYTIDLLGFGRSDRPSIRYSARLYISLISDFVHQVIGEPCVLVATSLSGAYAIVLAARDPERFPAIALIAPTGLVRLNKTAGVGGEAGRLAVEAPIIGTAMFNGLVSRRSIRMHLEKTYADDTIVTNDLVDMYYWTSHQRGARHAPAAFISGHLNIDVRQALRRLTQPALLVWGEEGSIAPVEEFRGFRAIKPDFELSVLSPAGDLPHDERPDDFNVILSTWLNRLSLSSAPTPATLPGTPEDSLPTSRLS; encoded by the coding sequence ATGGACGAGAACGATAACCGCTGGCGAAAAATTCTTCTGTCGGGTGGCGCGCTGGTCGGCGCCGCCGCGGCGTACAATGCGTTCGCCCGCAAGGGAATCGACAAACTCACCAACCTCATTGGTGGCGAAGAAGGCGGGTTCGAGTGGAGGGGCCGCCGCATCGCTTTCACCAGAAGAGGAAGCGGTCCGCCGATTCTTCTCGTGCACGGAATACATGCCGCCGCATCGTCCTACGAGTGGCACGACAACGTCGAATACCTCGCACGCGGAAACACGGTCTACACCATTGACCTGCTTGGATTCGGCAGATCAGACCGGCCCTCGATCCGCTATTCGGCGCGGCTCTACATCTCGCTCATCTCGGACTTCGTCCATCAGGTAATTGGCGAGCCATGCGTGCTCGTCGCGACCTCACTGTCCGGAGCGTACGCGATCGTTCTTGCGGCACGTGATCCGGAGCGGTTCCCCGCTATCGCGCTGATCGCGCCCACCGGTCTCGTGCGCCTCAACAAGACGGCGGGAGTCGGAGGCGAAGCGGGACGGCTCGCCGTCGAAGCTCCGATCATTGGAACCGCAATGTTCAACGGCCTGGTATCACGACGCAGCATTCGCATGCACCTGGAGAAGACGTACGCCGACGACACCATCGTCACCAACGACCTGGTTGATATGTATTACTGGACGTCGCACCAGCGCGGTGCCCGTCATGCGCCAGCCGCGTTCATCTCGGGACACCTGAACATCGACGTGCGTCAGGCGCTGCGGCGTCTCACTCAGCCTGCATTGCTCGTCTGGGGCGAGGAGGGATCTATTGCTCCCGTTGAGGAGTTCCGCGGATTCCGCGCGATCAAACCCGACTTCGAGTTGTCCGTGCTGTCGCCAGCCGGCGATCTGCCGCACGACGAGCGGCCGGATGACTTTAATGTTATCCTATCCACATGGCTGAATCGGCTGTCTCTCTCCTCCGCGCCCACTCCCGCCACGCTCCCTGGAACGCCCGAGGACTCGCTGCCCACGTCACGGCTCTCGTAG
- the msrB gene encoding peptide-methionine (R)-S-oxide reductase MsrB produces MSEKIRKTDEEWSQQLTPEQFRIARTKGTEPAFTGKYNASKEPGLYRCVCCGNALFDSDDKFDSGTGWPSFTRPVSDHSAETETDSSLFMKRTEVHCSRCDAHLGHVFDDGPAPTGLRYCINSASLEKIDKPL; encoded by the coding sequence ATGAGCGAGAAGATCCGGAAGACCGATGAGGAGTGGAGCCAGCAGCTCACTCCCGAGCAGTTTCGCATCGCCCGAACGAAGGGCACCGAGCCGGCGTTCACCGGCAAGTACAATGCGTCGAAGGAGCCCGGCCTCTACCGCTGCGTCTGTTGCGGCAACGCGCTCTTCGATTCCGACGACAAATTTGACTCCGGGACCGGCTGGCCGAGCTTCACACGACCTGTCTCCGACCACAGTGCCGAGACGGAGACGGACAGCAGCTTGTTCATGAAGCGCACGGAAGTTCACTGTAGTCGCTGCGACGCGCATCTCGGTCACGTCTTCGACGACGGCCCCGCACCAACAGGCCTGCGCTACTGCATCAACTCTGCGTCGCTCGAAAAGATCGACAAGCCGCTCTAG
- a CDS encoding SDR family oxidoreductase → MGSAFGTRILDGKVALITGGGSGINLAIAQRLAEHGASVALIGRTQEKLDSAAKEIEAAGGRAAGFSADVRDYDALAAAIGAAREKLGQIDIVVCGAAGNFPAPALGMSANGFKAVVDIDLLGTFNTCRAAFEHLKRPGASIVNISATQAFVPMAMQAHVCAAKAGVDMVTKTLALEWGPQGVRVNSIAPGAVDDTEGMKRLAPTTKAREIVTKMIPLGRFADKGEIADLALFLCSESARFITGTVMVCDGGQSLGNGFSSLLDGMMPKQV, encoded by the coding sequence ATGGGCTCGGCATTCGGTACCCGGATTCTCGATGGCAAGGTGGCGCTCATCACCGGCGGCGGCAGCGGCATCAACCTCGCGATCGCGCAGAGGTTGGCCGAGCATGGCGCGAGCGTGGCGCTGATCGGCAGGACGCAGGAGAAGCTCGACTCTGCGGCAAAGGAGATCGAGGCCGCGGGTGGCAGAGCCGCCGGATTCTCCGCGGACGTGCGTGACTACGACGCGCTCGCTGCGGCCATCGGCGCTGCGCGCGAGAAGCTCGGGCAGATTGACATCGTGGTATGCGGCGCCGCGGGCAACTTCCCGGCGCCCGCGCTCGGGATGTCGGCCAACGGATTCAAGGCGGTGGTGGACATTGACCTGCTCGGGACCTTCAACACATGCCGCGCGGCGTTCGAGCATCTCAAACGGCCGGGCGCGTCAATCGTCAACATCTCGGCGACGCAGGCCTTCGTCCCGATGGCGATGCAGGCACACGTATGCGCGGCGAAAGCAGGAGTGGACATGGTGACGAAGACGCTGGCGCTGGAGTGGGGGCCGCAGGGAGTGCGCGTGAACTCGATTGCACCGGGGGCAGTGGACGATACCGAAGGAATGAAGCGCCTCGCTCCCACGACGAAAGCGCGTGAGATCGTGACGAAGATGATTCCATTGGGCCGGTTCGCTGATAAGGGAGAGATCGCGGACCTGGCGCTGTTCCTCTGCTCGGAGTCGGCGAGATTCATCACCGGAACCGTGATGGTATGCGATGGAGGACAATCGCTCGGCAACGGGTTCTCGTCGTTGCTCGATGGAATGATGCCGAAGCAGGTCTGA
- a CDS encoding anti-sigma factor, whose amino-acid sequence MSHEEVFSELAAVALDAVSADVGQAVRAHAAVCPECGPELAAMEETVTMLGELVPSAEMNRGRKAGIRSRLVMRARAERESRSAAPPGPPDLARGVASLTGLGQRITPGSQRVATGETKRVTPAQPVWQIPPTSPASRPMNWLAIAATLALIASGAQQLRVTADRNAMRDQLAAADTLVPRADSFSSALLQKDAMIAAMSGPDVKVVALVNKSAAQPLGKMMWNRASDDWIMVTYNLKPPKPGMTYQVWLVTDSAKISAGTFRPDPQGKTVMHAHYALARNALRAVAITEEPEGGMPAPTGPMVVAGSA is encoded by the coding sequence ATGAGCCACGAGGAGGTATTCTCCGAGCTGGCCGCGGTCGCACTCGACGCGGTTTCGGCCGACGTCGGCCAGGCCGTGCGCGCTCACGCCGCAGTGTGCCCCGAGTGCGGACCCGAGCTCGCGGCAATGGAAGAGACGGTGACCATGCTTGGAGAGCTCGTTCCGTCGGCCGAGATGAATCGCGGGCGGAAAGCGGGGATTCGATCGCGGCTGGTAATGCGCGCGCGCGCCGAGCGCGAATCGCGATCCGCAGCACCGCCTGGACCGCCTGACCTGGCGCGCGGGGTCGCGAGCCTTACCGGACTCGGACAGAGAATCACGCCCGGCTCGCAGCGGGTGGCGACGGGAGAGACGAAACGTGTCACGCCCGCGCAGCCCGTCTGGCAGATTCCACCGACGTCGCCGGCATCGCGTCCGATGAACTGGTTGGCGATCGCCGCCACGCTGGCGCTGATCGCCAGCGGCGCGCAGCAGCTCCGTGTCACAGCCGACCGCAACGCGATGCGTGATCAGCTCGCCGCCGCCGATACTCTCGTGCCGCGAGCCGACAGTTTTTCGTCGGCCCTGCTGCAGAAAGACGCGATGATCGCGGCAATGAGCGGCCCGGACGTGAAGGTCGTAGCGCTCGTCAACAAGAGCGCAGCGCAGCCACTCGGCAAGATGATGTGGAACCGCGCCTCGGACGACTGGATCATGGTGACTTACAACCTGAAACCGCCCAAGCCGGGGATGACGTACCAGGTCTGGCTCGTCACCGACAGTGCGAAGATCTCCGCGGGAACCTTCCGTCCCGATCCACAGGGAAAGACGGTGATGCACGCGCATTACGCGCTTGCGCGCAATGCATTACGCGCAGTCGCGATCACGGAAGAGCCGGAAGGCGGGATGCCCGCGCCGACCGGACCGATGGTTGTTGCGGGCTCCGCGTAG
- a CDS encoding DUF6496 domain-containing protein produces MAARKSSGGRKYGKAAGERVESAMRRRKKGTLKSGKGRKVTSREQAIAIGLSEAREKGAKVPPAKKSSS; encoded by the coding sequence ATGGCGGCGCGAAAATCATCCGGGGGAAGGAAGTACGGCAAGGCAGCAGGCGAGCGTGTCGAATCGGCGATGCGGCGGCGAAAGAAGGGAACTCTGAAGAGCGGCAAGGGACGAAAGGTCACGAGCCGCGAGCAGGCGATCGCAATCGGTCTCTCCGAGGCGCGGGAGAAGGGAGCCAAGGTTCCGCCCGCGAAGAAGTCGTCGTCATGA
- a CDS encoding sigma factor-like helix-turn-helix DNA-binding protein, with protein MRELLVEQREVLELGYFRGMSQTEIADATGQPLGTVKTRMRLAMQKLREPLSMHRGLLE; from the coding sequence TTGCGTGAGCTGCTGGTAGAGCAGAGAGAAGTGCTCGAGCTGGGGTATTTCCGTGGAATGAGCCAGACGGAGATCGCTGACGCGACTGGGCAGCCGCTCGGAACCGTGAAGACGCGAATGCGTCTGGCAATGCAGAAGTTGAGGGAGCCGCTATCGATGCATCGCGGGCTGTTGGAGTGA